The Papaver somniferum cultivar HN1 chromosome 3, ASM357369v1, whole genome shotgun sequence genome includes a region encoding these proteins:
- the LOC113358741 gene encoding squamosa promoter-binding-like protein 3, which yields MSSCSVMEWNTKTALQWDWENLVMFSGKVNEIPNKTSQQPTDWGVEGDGGGIDNGCFYSPSGGGRAGGHSGSDLGNGSSSKSSISASIDSSGKVGSSKSKFNFDTVEDSTNHPARKRELGRVEDTGSSPTVGVSVVGSGEPLIGLKLGKRTYFEDVCAGSLVKPSSYTVTPAATATAVTKRSRASYQSMQTPRCQVEGCDLDLTSAKDYHRRHRVCESHSKCPKVIVAGLERRFCQQCSRFHDLAEFDEKKRSCRRRLSDHNSRRRKPPPESIHFSTGRLSSPFYDGRQQMSFILNRVPLVHTTYPAVNPTWERRTAKPEGVDAHHSPNNELLNSISSIHRDSGRLLSFKDTSVEVVDQEGLEASTLAASNLDPTTDFRRALSLLSRNSSWDSSGTDHPEPSSLNQLMHANHTGIAQQQPLQKPVIQQSSVPHGWPTASTTEYWHPSQQQQPTVATSHFQEQQQQQQQYPNSSQSQNNNSSSHFQEFQLFKTPYENGFYSPNQLT from the exons ATGAGTTCTTGTTCAGTGATGGAGTGGAATACAAAGACTGCCTTGCAGTGGGATTGGGAGAATTTAGTCATGTTCAGTGGGAAAGTAAATGAAATTCCTAATAAGACTTCACAGCAACCTACTGATTGGGGTGTTGAAGGAGACGGCGGGGGGATTGATAATGGGTGTTTCTATTCGCCGTCTGGCGGTGGGCGAGCTGGTGGTCATTCTGGGTCTGATTTGGGAAATGGGTCTTCTTCAAAAAGTTCTATTTCAGCATCTATTGATTCTTCAGGGAAAGTAGGAAGTAGTAAATCCAAGTTTAACTTCGACACAGTCGAAGATTCTACTAACCATCCTGCCAGAAAGAGAGAATTAGGTAGAGTTGAGGATACCGGATCTTCTCCAACAGTAGGGGTTTCAGTAGTAGGTTCTGGTGAACCGCTGATAGGTTTGAAGCTTGGCAAGCGGACTTACTTTGAAGATGTTTGCGCTGGGAGCCTCGTCAAGCCCTCATCTTACACCGTCACTCCAGCGGCAACCGCCACTGCTGTAACAAAAAGATCCAGGGCCTCATATCAGAGTATGCAGACCCCAAGGTGTCAAGTAGAGGGTTGTGATCTTGACCTGACATCTGCTAAAGATTACCACCGGAGGCACAGAGTCTGCGAAAGCCATTCTAAATGCCCCAAGGTCATAGTAGCTGGTCTGGAACGCCGGTTCTGCCAGCAGTGTAGCAG GTTTCATGATTTGGCGGAGTTTGATGAGAAAAAACGAAGCTGTCGCAGGCGACTCTCCGATCATAATTCACGTAGGCGTAAGCCACCACCAGAGTCGATCCACTTCAGTACTGGAAGGCTGTCTTCACCATTTTATG ATGGGAGGCAGCAGATGAGTTTTATCTTGAACAGAGTCCCACTTGTTCATACAACATATCCTGCAGTAAACCCTACGTGGGAAAGAAGAACTGCGAAACCAGAAGGCGTTGATGCACATCATTCCCCGAACAATGAATTGCTCAATTCCATTTCTTCAATTCATCGCGACTCTGGTCGGCTTCTGTCATTCAAGGATACCAGTGTGGAGGTCGTCGATCAAG AAGGATTAGAAGCATCTACTTTGGCTGCGTCTAACCTGGATCCAACTACGGATTTTCGACGTGCTCTCTCTCTTCTGTCAAGAAATAGCTCCTGGGATTCTAGTGGGACTGATCATCCTGAACCCTCTTCTCTCAATCAGCTCATGCATGCAAACCACACAGGTATAGCGCAGCAGCAGCCACTACAGAAGCCAGTGATACAGCAATCATCAGTTCCACATGGATGGCCTACTGCATCAACAACGGAATACTGGCATCCAagccaacaacaacaaccaacagtTGCAACCTCTCATTTtcaagagcagcagcaacagcaacagcaatatCCAAACAGTTCTCAGTCTCAGAATAACAACAGTAGCTCCCATTTCCAGGAGTTTCAGCTGTTCAAAACACCGTACGAGAATGGATTTTACTCCCCAAATCAGTTAACTTGA